One Halarcobacter ebronensis genomic window carries:
- the fabD gene encoding ACP S-malonyltransferase, with amino-acid sequence MKKVAFIFPGQGSQSFGMGKDFFENSEIAKEMISKASERLNIDFQQLLFEENEKLGLTQFTQPAILLVSSIATAIFKDRCEITPEFLLGHSLGEFSALVAAGAIDYLDAIDLVHKRGQFMTEACANGGAGMMALVGIDDKVAEDICEEQRKAGKQVWPANYNQDGQLVLAGIKADLEALVDTFKEAGAKRAIVLDMSVASHCELLTSAVENLKPYLEEYLKDEFSPIVSNVTAQIYTTKDEAIELLSSQLTSPVKYKQSVAAFANRVDAFIEFGNGAVLKGLNRKICKDVPTLNISDMASLEAVIEEVNA; translated from the coding sequence ATGAAGAAAGTAGCTTTTATTTTTCCTGGACAAGGAAGTCAATCTTTTGGTATGGGGAAAGACTTTTTTGAAAATAGTGAAATAGCTAAAGAGATGATAAGCAAAGCTAGTGAAAGATTAAATATAGATTTCCAACAACTACTTTTTGAAGAGAATGAAAAACTTGGATTAACTCAGTTTACTCAACCTGCAATTTTACTTGTAAGTTCTATTGCTACTGCTATCTTTAAAGATAGATGTGAGATTACTCCTGAGTTTCTTTTAGGACACTCTCTTGGTGAATTTTCTGCATTAGTTGCAGCAGGAGCTATTGACTATCTAGATGCAATAGATTTAGTACATAAAAGAGGTCAATTTATGACAGAAGCTTGCGCAAATGGTGGTGCAGGAATGATGGCATTAGTTGGTATTGATGATAAAGTTGCTGAAGATATTTGTGAAGAACAAAGAAAAGCTGGAAAACAAGTTTGGCCAGCAAACTATAATCAAGATGGACAGTTGGTTTTAGCAGGAATCAAAGCAGATTTAGAAGCTCTTGTTGATACATTTAAAGAAGCTGGAGCAAAAAGAGCTATTGTTCTTGATATGTCAGTTGCTAGTCACTGTGAACTATTAACAAGTGCAGTTGAAAATTTAAAACCATATTTAGAAGAGTACTTAAAAGATGAATTCTCTCCTATTGTATCAAATGTAACTGCCCAAATCTATACAACAAAAGATGAAGCTATTGAACTTCTCTCTTCTCAACTTACAAGTCCTGTAAAATACAAACAAAGTGTTGCAGCATTTGCTAATAGAGTTGATGCTTTTATAGAGTTTGGAAATGGTGCTGTTTTAAAAGGACTTAATAGAAAAATTTGTAAAGACGTGCCAACATTAAATATTAGTGATATGGCATCACTAGAAGCTGTAATTGAAGAGGTAAATGCTTAA